The following is a genomic window from Spirosoma foliorum.
TTACCAGCTTCCTTACTTTAACCAGTAGTTAATAACGTTCCTAAGCACTCCCCTTTTCTAATGGACATCCCACAAATCAAAAAGGCTCCTGTTACCTACGACGTTGCGATTGTTGGTTCGGGTGCGGGTGGCGGTATGGCCGCTTACATGCTGGCCAAAGCAGGCGCAAAAGTGATTCTGCTCGAAGCAGGTGGCTATTACGACCCAGCTGACCCAAAATACATTACCCAACTCAAATGGCCCTGGGAGTCCCCCCGGCGTGGCGCAAGTACCGAGTTCCGTTCGGGTGGCGATTTTGATGCGGCCTGGGGTGGTTGGGAAATTGATGGCGAGCCTTATTCGGCCAAAGATGGTACCGAATTTGGGTGGTTTCGGTCCAGAATGCTCGGGGGAAGAACAAACCACTGGGGCCGTATCTCCATGCGATTTGGTCCCGACGATTTTCGGCGCCGTTCGCTATCGGGTGTTGGCGACGACTGGCCAATTGCGTATGAAGATCTTAAACCTTTTTATGACCGGGTAGACCGTCTGATCGGTGTTTTTGGATCTGTTGAGAACTTTCCGAATGAACCCGATGGCATTTTTCTTCCTCCTCCCAAGCCACGTCTCCATGAGTTGATGATTCGGAAAGGGGCCAGAAGCATCGGGATTCCGGTTATTCCATCACGACTAAGTATTCTGACCAAACCGATAAACAAAGAACGGGGCTCCTGTTTTTATTGTCGCCAATGTAATCGGGGCTGCCAGGCTTATGCCGATTTTTCGGCTTCGTCGGTACTCTGTATTCCAGCCGTTAAGACTGGAAATGTAACGCTTGTCAACGGAGCCATGGTCCGTGAAGTGCTTACCGATCCACAAACGGGTCTGGCAACGGGCATTAGTTATGTAGACAAGGGTTCGTTACAGGAAATTACCGTAAAGGCTAAAGCTGTGATGCTGGGAGCCAGCACCTGCGAATCGGCCCGGATACTTCTTAATTCTAAATCTCCTCGATTCCCTAATGGCTTAGCTAACAGCAGTGGTGTCGTAGGAAAATACCTAAACGATTCAACGGGTGCCAGCCGATCTGGTTTTATACCTGCTTTAATGGATCGTAAGCGCTACAACGAAGATGGCGTTGGCGGCATGCACGTGTTTACGCCCTGGTGGTTGGACAACAAGAAGTTAGACTTCCCCCGTGGGTACCATATTGAGTACGGCGGTGGTATGGGAATGCCTGGTGCAGGCTATGGTGGAGGAATAGAATCACAGAACGGTTCGATTGCAGGTCGTGATGGAAAAATGAAACCCGCTGGTGGCTATGGCGCAGGCCTCAAAGACGATTACCGTCGATTCTACGGCGCTTACGTTAGCATGTCGGGAAGGGGTGAGCCAGTCCCTCTCGAAAGTAACTATTGTGAAATCGATCCGAACAAGGTTGATAAGTACGGCATTCCGACTCTGCGTTTTCACTACAAATGGTCGGATTATGAAGTGAAGCAAGCTAAACATATGCAGGATACCTTCGAAGAAATTATCCATGCAATGGGCGGCACTCCACTAGGTCCCAAACCAGGTCCTAACACAGCACACGGATACGGTCTAGCCGCTCCTGGACGGATTATCCATGAAGTCGGTACAGTTCGCATGGGCAACGACCCACAAAAATCGGCGCTGAACAAATTCCAACAAGCGCACGATGTGAAAAACCTGTTCGTTGTCGATGCCGCTCCATTTGTGTCACAGGGCGACAAAAACGTAACCTGGACCATCTTGGCCAGTGCTATGCGTACGAGCGAGTATCTGATTGATCAAGTGAAACAGAAGAATATTTAAGTAGCGCGGACATCTTGTCCGCATAGCAAAAAGCAAATGGCTATGCGGACAAGATGTCCGCGCTACTAATAAAAAAAGGGGCTGACTTCTAGAAGTCAGCCCCTTTTTGTATAAATCAGTAATCGATTATTCAACCACTGCTTCAGGCTTCTTCACTGTAATTGTTAGTGTTTCGCCTTCGCCACTGTAGTCGGCCAGAATTACGTCGCCTTCTTTCAACTCCCCTTTCAGAATTTCTTCTGCAACGGGATCTTCGAGGTAGCGCTGGATAGCACGGCTCAACGGACGAGCACCGTATTGAGGATCGTATCCTTTTTCGGCCAGGAAGTCTTTCGCTTTTTCTGTTAGTTCAACGGTATAGCCCAGGTTCGTAACACGGCTCAGGAGCTTGCCCAACATCAGGTCAATGATTTTGTGGATGTCTTCGCGTTGGAGCGAGTTAAACACAATCACATCATCCAGACGGTTCAGGAACTCAGGCGAGAACGCTTTACGGAGCGCACTTTGAATCGTGCTCTTCATCAATTCGTCCTGCGTTTCGGCCGATTTCTTGGTTGAGAAACCAATACCTGCACCAAAGTCTTTCAGATCACGAACCCCAATGTTCGAGGTCATGATGATGATCGTGTTTCGGAAATCAACCCGGCGACCCAGACCGTCGGTCAGGATACCATCGTCAAGCACTTGTAACAGAATGTTGAATACATCTGGGTGTGCTTTTTCGATTTCGTCCAACAACACAACACTGTATGGTTTCCGACGAATTTTCTCCGTCAACTGACCGCCTTCTTCATAACCGACGTAGCCCGGAGGTGCACCAACCAAACGGCTTACGCTGAATTTCTCCATGTATTCCGACATGTCGATACGAACCAGTGCATCGTCTTTGTCGAACAGGTACGTAGCTAATACTTTCGCAAGCTCCGTTTTACCTACGCCCGTTGGGCCAAGGAAGATAAACGAACCAATTGGTTTCTTCGGATCTTTCAGACCAACGCGTGTTCGCTGAATGGCTTTCACCAGCTTGTCGATGGCTGACTGTTGACCAATTACGCGGCCTTTCAGTTCATCACCCATGTTGACAAGCTTCTTGCCTTCATCGTTCGATACGCTCGTTACAGGGATACCGGTCATCATAGCCACAACTTCGGCCACATTCTCCTCGGTAACTTTATAACGACGTTTCTTGGTATCTTCTTCCCAGAGTTGTTTTGCCCGCTCAAGTTGATCGATCAGGCGTTTTTCCTTATCGCGAAGCTGAGCAGCTTCTTCGTACTTCTGGCTTTTAACAACCTGATTTTTCTCCTTCTTGATATTCTCAATCTGCTCTTCAAGCTTCAGAATATCTTCAGGAACGGTGATGTTCGAAATGTGCACACGAGCACCCACTTCGTCCATTACGTCGATTGCTTTATCAGGCAGGAACCGATCCGAGATATACCGTTCCGACAGTTTCACCGCAGCCTCAATAGCTTCTTTGGTGTAATCGACGTGGTGGTGATCTTCGTATTTGTCCTTGATGTTGTTCAGAATTTCGATGGTTTCATCAATCGACGTAGCATCGACCATTACCATCTGGAAACGACGGGCCAAAGCGCCGTCTTTCTCAATGTACTGACGATATTCATCGAGGGTTGTGGCACCAATACATTGAATGTCGCCCCGCGCTAAAGCTGGTTTGAACATATTCGACGCATCGAGTGAACCTGAGGCACCGCCTGCACCTACAATTGTGTGCAACTCATCGATGAACAGGATTACTTCCGGTGATTTTTCAAGCTCGTTCATTACGGCTTTCATTCGCTCTTCAAACTGGCCACGGTATTTTGTACCGGCCACAAGAGAAGCTAAATCAAGCGTAACAACGCGCTTACCAAACAGCACCCGCGAAACTTTCTTCTGCACAATGCGCAGAGCCAGTCCTTCGGCGATGGCGGTTTTACCAACCCCTGGCTCACCAATCAGGATCGGGTTGTTTTTCTTCCGGCGGCTCAGAATCTGGGCCACACGTTCAATTTCCTTTTCGCGACCAACAATGGGATCGAGTTTGCCAACTTCAGCTAGTTTAGTCAGGTCTCGGCCAAAGTTATCCAACACAGGTGTCCGAGATTTTTCGGAACCTTTTGGGTCTTTGCCTGAACCGGAACTGCTTCCGCCAAACATGCCACGGTCGTTGTCGTCATCGTCGGTTTCGGGTCCCATCACCGGGCGGGTTCCCGAAGATTGATATTCGAGCATCTCCTTAATGACTTCGTAATTAATATTGAATTTATTGAGAATCTGCGTGGCGACATTGTCTTCATCGCGCAGAATCGACAGTAACAGGTGCTCCGTACCAATGAGCGGGCTTTTGAAAATCTTAGCTTCCAGATAAGTGATCTTCAACGTCTTCTCCGACTGACGAGTCAGTGGGATATTCGCTAAATTTTTCACGTTGTTGGTAGCCGTTCCTTTCGTGGCCTGTTCAATAGTGACCCGGAGTTCGTCGAGTGAGATACCGAGTTTTTTCAGTAAGCCCACTGCCACACCCTCACCCTCACGAATCATACCCAGCAAGAGGTGTTCCGTGCCGATATAATCGTGGCCTAAGCGTAAGGCTTCCTCCCGACTCAGCGTGATGACTTCCTTTACGCGGTTTGAGAATTTTGCTTCCATTCGTTTTAGGGTCTCCTTAGGTAAGCTACTATACTGGCCTAACGAAGAGTTTTAAGGATTTGTTCACTCCCGAAGGCCGGCCTTCAACACGTCTGATGCGGACGGTCCCTGGCAAAACAACAGGTCTACAATACTAAGATTTGGTACAAAATCAACGCCAAAATTTTGTGGATAGACCACTGGCTGATGGAATACATACGTTTCAGGGCTATTTCCCGGATTTAGCTTCGATCGAGCGTCAAATAGACCGACCGTTGCTGTTTTTTCGTACCATTCTGTCAGGTTCAATGGTAGTCGCCACTGTAGCAATTTCAGACAAATTGTCAGCAGTTCATAATTTAAATCGAATAAAAACGTCCATTTTTTTTGATAGACCGGCTCAAAATAAGGAGCGTAATATTCGAAAAAAGGAGCTTTCCCATAAGCTGCCTGTAAGCATCGCCAGTGGTGCAACTGCCAATTTTGATCATTCGCAATCTGAAGATCCCGAATGGGCTGATGACGAGTTCCGTGTTGAACGGGCACTGTTAAGGCATCAACTTTGTTAACCGTCTTAACCGTGCACCGATTTCGAAAACTTTGTTTCTGGTAATGCTCGTATGCTTCAATGTGTACTCTTCCAAACCGCAACAGCCCCGACATATAATCTAAACAGGGCAAATAGTGTAATTCAACTAGTAAACTGGTCGGATGAGACCCCAATGAATGCTTTTCCAATGATTACATAAAGTATCCGTTCACAAATAAAGCAAAAATTCAATACCACCAACGAGTTTTAGTATTTTTTTAATTTTCGATAAAACAGAAGTTTCGACTTTTGTAGGCTCTACGTTACTTAAATGATCTTTTTTCGATTATTATCCCGTTTGCCCTTAAAAGTACTTTATGGCATTTCTGATGTTTTGTACTTTTTACTATTCCGAGTAATCCGCTATCGACGTCAGGTTATTCTCGACAATTTAGAACATTCTTTTCCCGAGAAGTCCCCTGCTGAGATCCGATTGATTATGAAGGGGTTTTACCATAATCTGGCCGATTTATTTGTTGAAACCCTCAAACTACCCACCTTCTCGCCCGATGAATTACAGCAACATGTTCGGGTTATCAATCCGGAGTTAGTTCTGGAACAGATACAAGCCGGAAAGACAGCGATTGCGATGACATCCCATCAGGGAAACTGGGAGTGGCTTCCAGGCCCTTTTGTACTTAAGGGAATCCCTGTCGATAGTGTATACAAACCACTAACAAATCCATTTTTCAATGATCTGATGTATAAAATCAGGTCCAGTTTTGGTGCTGTCCCTACCGATATGCATTTGTTGCCACGGCAGATGGTAGCCCGTAAAGATACACCCCGGCTCATTGGCCTTATGTCGGATCAGGTACCTGACGTTCCTGAGCAAGCCTACTGGACTGATTTCTTACACCGCGATACACCCTTTTACCCAGGTGCCGAACGACTGGCTCGCAGCCGAAATCTACCAGTATTTTATATGGAACCCGTGCGCGTACGCAGGGGCTATTACGAAATTTCGATTCAGCTTCTTGCAGAGCCGCCGTATACCGATTTGCCGCCTGGAACAATTTTAGAACGTTACCGTGACCGGATTGAAGATACGATAAAAAAATATCCCTCCGACTGGCTTTGGTCGCATAAACGGTGGAAACATTGGCGCGGGAAATACGCGAAAGTGGGCGCAAAGCTGGAGTAACTGTACTTAATTAATGCTATTTTAATGTGTTTTTTCGACCAGAAAGTACGTTATTTCTCAGAATAACAATATGATTTTTGATCAATAATTTAGTATTTTTTATATTTAGGGCAGTAAGGGGTCTTATACTTACGTCCGTACTGTACGCCTAAATGATATTTTTTCGACTTTTGTCCCGTTTGCCTTTCGGTATTCTGTATGGCATTTCGGATGTCTTATACTTTGTTATTGTCTACGTAGTTCGCTATCGTCAACAGGTCGTTCTGGAAAATTTACGGCTCTCGTTTCCTGAGAAATCTCCGGCAGCCATTCGTTTAATTGCAAACGATTTTTATCGTAACCTGACTGATATACTCGTCGAAACGATCAAGCTATCTTCTATCTCTCCTTGTGAATTAAAAAAGCGGTTTCACTATACTAATCCAGAGTTAATTAAGAATTTTCTGACTGAAGGGCAAACCGTAATCTGTACTGGTTCGCATCAGTGCAATTGGGAGTGGGTACCGTCGGCAGCGGTCATTATTGATATTCCAGTCGACAGTGTCTATAAGCCGTTAACCAGCCCCAAAATGGAGAAGATCATGCAGGAGGTTCGCGCCAGTCATGGTGCCGTTCCAACACCAATGAACTTGCTACCTCGCCAGATGGTCGTGCGCAAAGACATTCCGCGTGTCATTGCGCTTGTCGCCGATCAGGTGCCTGATGTACCGGAACAGGGCTATTGGATGGATTTTCTACACCGCGACACGCCTTTCTATCCGGGTACCGAACGACTGGCCCGTAGTCGTAACTTACCTGTGTTTTTTCTGGAATTGATTCGGGTGCGCCGGGGCTATTACGAAGGAACGTTCAAGCTCATTGCAGAGCCTCCTTATACCAATCTGCCGCAGGGGGCTATTCTGGAAGACTACCGAGATAAACTACAAGCCAGCATCTGTAAGCACCCCTCCGACTGGCTCTGGTCGCACAAACGGTGGAAACACTGGCGCGGGAAATATGCCAAAGTGTGTGCGAAACTTGAGTAAAAACTGTTTCAAATTTAATGTTTCGGGTTCCAAGTTAACGCGTACTACCCTGTGTATGAGTCAACTTAGAACCTGAAACATTAACCTTAGAACAAATTAATTACAACGAATCCCGACGGGCTTTCTCAGCTCTCGTTGAATCCCGTTTATCTTTTACTTTTCGGGCTTCTGTAGAAATTGCATCAGACGCATTGTCTAAGCCTCTATTGACTGCCCTGCCCGTTCGTTGGGCGGTTGTATCAATTGCCTCTCCGGCTACTTTTGCTTTACTTTTAATACCCTGCCCTACTTCCCTTGTCGTTTCACCGGCAGCTCGGCCTGTATTTTTAAGATCGTCTTTCAGACGTGCTTTCCGCTCAGCTTTCTCCTGCTTCCGCATTTCTTTCTTACTCATTGTGGCTGTAGAGTCCTGTGCGTAAGCACCGACACTAAGCAAAAAGGCAAGTGCAAACGCACTTAATAGCTTGGTTTTCATAACGTTTTTGAGTTGTCAACTAAAATGTATTGTTCGTTTTCAGTGATCACCCAAACTAATTGAAAGTTTGAGCATCTTGCTGGTATCTTTAACAGGATGCACAGATTATTGTTTATTAAAAATAATTTAACAGTCTCACTGTCAGGCTTATTTTGGTTTTATAAATGAGCCATTTAAGCGAACATTTAGCGTCAACCTTACGTTTGCCAATTGAATAGAGGTAAAACCGGAAAGCCGCTTTTTCCGTACCTTTGTTCTGTCAAACGGCTCTGCCGCTACCTGTATGCTCGATTCGCTGCTTACTCCTTCTTCATTGGCAACATTGCCAGATTCACCTGTTCTATATACCCCTTCGCTAACAGAGTATATCCGCCGGAAAACCATCACGGTCAATATTGGCGATGTACCGATGGGATCTGATTACCCAATTCGGGTTCAATCCATGACAACCGTCGATACAATGGATACGCTTGGTTCGGTGGAGCAAAGTATCCGGATGATTGAGGCCGGTTGTGAGTACATACGGATCACAGCTCCCAGTGTGAAGGAAGCGCAGAATCTGGAGAATATTCGCAAAGAACTTCGGGCACGGGGATACACTACGCCACTGGTGGCCGATATTCACTTCACTCCCAATGCCGCAGAATTGGCTGCTCGGATTGTAGAGAAAGTCCGCATCAATCCCGGCAATTACGCCGACCGCAAGCGCTTTGAATTTATTGATTATACCGACGAAGCCTATGCCTCTGAGCTAGAGCGTATTCGGGCGAAATTTCTACCGCTGATTCGCATTTGCAAAGAATATGGCACAGCCATGCGGATTGGCACTAACCACGGCTCTCTTTCTGATCGGATTCTAAGTCGCTACGGCGATACGCCTGCTGGTATGGTGGAATCGGCCCTGGAATTTCTACGGATTTGCGAAGACGAGAATTATTATAACATTACATTGTCGATGAAGTCGAGCAACCCGCAGGTAATGGTGCAGGCTTATCGATTGCTGGTGCAACGACTAGATGAAGAAGGACTAAAGCCCTATCCGTTACACCTTGGCGTGACTGAAGCGGGTGAAGCCGAAGACGGTCGTATCAAATCGGCACTAGGTATTGGAACACTGCTCGAAGATGGCATTGGTGATACGGTTCGAGTCTCATTAACCGAAGAACCCGAACGGGAAGCTCCCGTTGCTCAGGCTCTCATTGACCGGTACACCAATCGGGCAGCGGAAAGTAAGCCTATTCCAGCGGTAAACTCATATCCGATCAATCCATTTCAATACACGCGTCGGACTACTCATGAAGTGGCCAATTTCGGTGGTCAGAATGTACCGCGTGTCATTGCCGATTTCAGTCAGACGCCCGTTCGGGAACACGATGATTTAAAGCCAATCGGTCATTTTTATTTACCCGAACCCGACAAGTGGCGGATGAATGATCTGGGTGCCGACTATATTTACACCGGTTCGCATCCAGCGGAGTTCATGTTGCCCAATGGACTGAAACAAATTCTGGATTATGCCGTCTGGCAAACTGTTTCAGACAAAATCAACACGTTTCCGCTCCTGACTATCGATGCGTATCTGCAAGCAAATGCCAAAAAAGGGCAGCTTCAGGAACGGTTAAACTTTGTTCAACTAACGCTACCCAAACTTTCTGCCGAACTACTCGAACAACTCCGTTTCGATAAAACGGTTGTGCTCCTGATTAAAACAGATAATGCACATGCGATGCCAGAGTTACGCCGGTTGTTTGTTGAACTTATCAATCAAGGCTTGACAACACCGGTTGTGGTGCAGCGTGTTTATGAAAACATTCCTTCTGAAGATATTCCGCTTTACGCAGCAACCGATGTCGGTGGATTACTGATCGACGGCCTGGGTGATGGGATTATGTTGTCGAGTGTGGCGTCTGTGGTGTCGGGTTCTCAAACCCGACAAAATCGCGTCAGCAATAGTGTCGGGTTTGAGAACCCGACACCACAGACTAACACACTTAAGACCCTCAACAGCCTGTCATTTGGCATTTTACAGGCAGCCCGAACGCGTATTACCAAAACCGAATATATATCCTGCCCATCGTGTGGTCGGACTCTGTTTGATTTGCAGGAAACGACGGCTCACATTCGGCAGCGCACCGATCACCTGAAAGGCGTTAAAATCGGGATTATGGGCTGTATCGTGAACGGTCCCGGCGAAATGGCCGATGCCGACTACGG
Proteins encoded in this region:
- a CDS encoding lysophospholipid acyltransferase family protein, whose amino-acid sequence is MIFFRLLSRLPFGILYGISDVLYFVIVYVVRYRQQVVLENLRLSFPEKSPAAIRLIANDFYRNLTDILVETIKLSSISPCELKKRFHYTNPELIKNFLTEGQTVICTGSHQCNWEWVPSAAVIIDIPVDSVYKPLTSPKMEKIMQEVRASHGAVPTPMNLLPRQMVVRKDIPRVIALVADQVPDVPEQGYWMDFLHRDTPFYPGTERLARSRNLPVFFLELIRVRRGYYEGTFKLIAEPPYTNLPQGAILEDYRDKLQASICKHPSDWLWSHKRWKHWRGKYAKVCAKLE
- a CDS encoding ATP-dependent Clp protease ATP-binding subunit, encoding MEAKFSNRVKEVITLSREEALRLGHDYIGTEHLLLGMIREGEGVAVGLLKKLGISLDELRVTIEQATKGTATNNVKNLANIPLTRQSEKTLKITYLEAKIFKSPLIGTEHLLLSILRDEDNVATQILNKFNINYEVIKEMLEYQSSGTRPVMGPETDDDDNDRGMFGGSSSGSGKDPKGSEKSRTPVLDNFGRDLTKLAEVGKLDPIVGREKEIERVAQILSRRKKNNPILIGEPGVGKTAIAEGLALRIVQKKVSRVLFGKRVVTLDLASLVAGTKYRGQFEERMKAVMNELEKSPEVILFIDELHTIVGAGGASGSLDASNMFKPALARGDIQCIGATTLDEYRQYIEKDGALARRFQMVMVDATSIDETIEILNNIKDKYEDHHHVDYTKEAIEAAVKLSERYISDRFLPDKAIDVMDEVGARVHISNITVPEDILKLEEQIENIKKEKNQVVKSQKYEEAAQLRDKEKRLIDQLERAKQLWEEDTKKRRYKVTEENVAEVVAMMTGIPVTSVSNDEGKKLVNMGDELKGRVIGQQSAIDKLVKAIQRTRVGLKDPKKPIGSFIFLGPTGVGKTELAKVLATYLFDKDDALVRIDMSEYMEKFSVSRLVGAPPGYVGYEEGGQLTEKIRRKPYSVVLLDEIEKAHPDVFNILLQVLDDGILTDGLGRRVDFRNTIIIMTSNIGVRDLKDFGAGIGFSTKKSAETQDELMKSTIQSALRKAFSPEFLNRLDDVIVFNSLQREDIHKIIDLMLGKLLSRVTNLGYTVELTEKAKDFLAEKGYDPQYGARPLSRAIQRYLEDPVAEEILKGELKEGDVILADYSGEGETLTITVKKPEAVVE
- a CDS encoding WbqC family protein, with product MPCLDYMSGLLRFGRVHIEAYEHYQKQSFRNRCTVKTVNKVDALTVPVQHGTRHQPIRDLQIANDQNWQLHHWRCLQAAYGKAPFFEYYAPYFEPVYQKKWTFLFDLNYELLTICLKLLQWRLPLNLTEWYEKTATVGLFDARSKLNPGNSPETYVFHQPVVYPQNFGVDFVPNLSIVDLLFCQGPSASDVLKAGLRE
- the ispG gene encoding (E)-4-hydroxy-3-methylbut-2-enyl-diphosphate synthase, with the protein product MLDSLLTPSSLATLPDSPVLYTPSLTEYIRRKTITVNIGDVPMGSDYPIRVQSMTTVDTMDTLGSVEQSIRMIEAGCEYIRITAPSVKEAQNLENIRKELRARGYTTPLVADIHFTPNAAELAARIVEKVRINPGNYADRKRFEFIDYTDEAYASELERIRAKFLPLIRICKEYGTAMRIGTNHGSLSDRILSRYGDTPAGMVESALEFLRICEDENYYNITLSMKSSNPQVMVQAYRLLVQRLDEEGLKPYPLHLGVTEAGEAEDGRIKSALGIGTLLEDGIGDTVRVSLTEEPEREAPVAQALIDRYTNRAAESKPIPAVNSYPINPFQYTRRTTHEVANFGGQNVPRVIADFSQTPVREHDDLKPIGHFYLPEPDKWRMNDLGADYIYTGSHPAEFMLPNGLKQILDYAVWQTVSDKINTFPLLTIDAYLQANAKKGQLQERLNFVQLTLPKLSAELLEQLRFDKTVVLLIKTDNAHAMPELRRLFVELINQGLTTPVVVQRVYENIPSEDIPLYAATDVGGLLIDGLGDGIMLSSVASVVSGSQTRQNRVSNSVGFENPTPQTNTLKTLNSLSFGILQAARTRITKTEYISCPSCGRTLFDLQETTAHIRQRTDHLKGVKIGIMGCIVNGPGEMADADYGYVGIGRDKIALYRGQQVIKKSVPADRAVDELIELIREDDRWIEPSLVNE
- a CDS encoding GMC oxidoreductase produces the protein MDIPQIKKAPVTYDVAIVGSGAGGGMAAYMLAKAGAKVILLEAGGYYDPADPKYITQLKWPWESPRRGASTEFRSGGDFDAAWGGWEIDGEPYSAKDGTEFGWFRSRMLGGRTNHWGRISMRFGPDDFRRRSLSGVGDDWPIAYEDLKPFYDRVDRLIGVFGSVENFPNEPDGIFLPPPKPRLHELMIRKGARSIGIPVIPSRLSILTKPINKERGSCFYCRQCNRGCQAYADFSASSVLCIPAVKTGNVTLVNGAMVREVLTDPQTGLATGISYVDKGSLQEITVKAKAVMLGASTCESARILLNSKSPRFPNGLANSSGVVGKYLNDSTGASRSGFIPALMDRKRYNEDGVGGMHVFTPWWLDNKKLDFPRGYHIEYGGGMGMPGAGYGGGIESQNGSIAGRDGKMKPAGGYGAGLKDDYRRFYGAYVSMSGRGEPVPLESNYCEIDPNKVDKYGIPTLRFHYKWSDYEVKQAKHMQDTFEEIIHAMGGTPLGPKPGPNTAHGYGLAAPGRIIHEVGTVRMGNDPQKSALNKFQQAHDVKNLFVVDAAPFVSQGDKNVTWTILASAMRTSEYLIDQVKQKNI
- a CDS encoding lysophospholipid acyltransferase family protein, with translation MIFFRLLSRLPLKVLYGISDVLYFLLFRVIRYRRQVILDNLEHSFPEKSPAEIRLIMKGFYHNLADLFVETLKLPTFSPDELQQHVRVINPELVLEQIQAGKTAIAMTSHQGNWEWLPGPFVLKGIPVDSVYKPLTNPFFNDLMYKIRSSFGAVPTDMHLLPRQMVARKDTPRLIGLMSDQVPDVPEQAYWTDFLHRDTPFYPGAERLARSRNLPVFYMEPVRVRRGYYEISIQLLAEPPYTDLPPGTILERYRDRIEDTIKKYPSDWLWSHKRWKHWRGKYAKVGAKLE